A region from the Sphingopyxis lindanitolerans genome encodes:
- a CDS encoding TonB-dependent receptor: MKRITSAGLSLTAAVIALAHGSMAHAATQAAAEAQRTAPDADAETMSSTDIVVTAQKRSQTLIDVPQSVSVISGDLLEQQHATSFADYLKNVPNLQLVQGTPGQGRLVLRGVNTGGVASTVAVYVDETPFGSSTALANGAELAGDFDTLDIARIEVLKGPQGTLYGASSLGGLLKFVTNEPTTDQIEGKVLGGVEFTDGGKASYRGAAMINLPITDTLAFRASGSYRKQGGYIDSIGTAASRVDDDFNDLRNYGGRASLLWKPDSRLSVRLSAVLQNLNVDGAPSVVEADPRTLKPLYGGLTLSEYLPSFSDVKYRLYNGTIDYDFGFATLTSATSYGEQLQSLRSDYTANLSAALAGPYSDLLESFGLPRIPQNNAAFDQATESRKWTQELRLASNGGGFLDWLVGGYYTHEKALISQQLNLVEPGTLTPIPYPLELVQYDLRSRYEEFAGFANATLHLSPWFDVDIGGRYSHNRQRADQVTDSVLLGSSNIGDLRSSDNVFTYSVAPKVKFGDRASLYARVAKGYRPGGPNVVPAGAPGSTPTTYDPDTVTSYELGFKGETADGTFGLDASIYHIDWNNIQLAAVVNGFGINANGRGANIDGAEIAATMRPTAGFVTSVNFALNDAKLSGDTDPLVVGAVKGDRLPFTPKYSISVNADYQWALGGDATASIGGSIRSLSGQSGNYDPVYRALYGHFARVPAYEVIDLRAGLSFGRYAVNAYVDNLTNVAGITATQALTANGLFRNANGALGTGVIRPRTAGVSIAVGF, encoded by the coding sequence ATGAAACGGATCACTTCGGCTGGATTGTCATTGACGGCTGCCGTCATTGCCTTGGCCCATGGCTCGATGGCACACGCCGCGACGCAGGCGGCCGCAGAGGCGCAGCGAACCGCGCCCGACGCTGACGCGGAGACCATGTCATCGACCGACATCGTCGTCACCGCGCAGAAGCGGTCGCAAACGTTGATCGACGTGCCGCAATCGGTGTCGGTGATCTCGGGCGATCTTCTGGAACAGCAGCATGCGACCAGTTTCGCCGATTACCTCAAGAACGTGCCGAACTTGCAGCTTGTCCAGGGCACGCCCGGCCAGGGGCGGCTGGTGCTGCGCGGCGTCAATACCGGCGGGGTCGCCTCGACCGTCGCGGTTTATGTCGACGAGACGCCGTTCGGATCGAGCACGGCGCTGGCCAACGGCGCCGAACTCGCCGGCGATTTCGACACGCTCGACATCGCCCGGATCGAGGTGCTGAAAGGGCCGCAGGGCACGCTTTACGGTGCCAGCTCCCTTGGCGGCCTGCTCAAGTTCGTCACCAATGAACCGACCACTGACCAGATCGAGGGCAAGGTGCTGGGCGGAGTCGAATTCACCGATGGCGGCAAAGCCTCTTATCGCGGCGCGGCGATGATCAATCTGCCGATCACCGATACGCTCGCGTTCCGCGCCTCGGGATCGTATCGCAAACAGGGCGGCTATATCGACTCGATCGGCACCGCCGCGTCGAGGGTCGACGATGATTTCAACGACCTGCGGAATTACGGCGGTCGCGCCTCGCTGCTGTGGAAGCCCGACTCGCGCCTGAGCGTCAGGCTGAGCGCTGTGCTCCAGAACCTGAACGTTGACGGCGCGCCGAGCGTCGTCGAAGCCGATCCCCGAACCTTGAAGCCGCTCTATGGCGGCCTCACGCTGTCGGAATATCTCCCCTCGTTCAGCGACGTGAAGTATCGCCTCTACAACGGCACGATCGATTACGACTTCGGCTTCGCGACGCTGACCTCGGCGACGAGCTATGGCGAGCAGTTGCAGTCGCTGCGCTCCGATTATACCGCCAATCTCAGCGCGGCGCTTGCCGGTCCCTATTCGGATCTTCTGGAATCGTTCGGTCTTCCGCGGATCCCGCAGAACAATGCCGCCTTCGATCAGGCGACCGAAAGCCGCAAGTGGACACAGGAGCTGCGCCTCGCATCAAACGGCGGCGGTTTCCTCGACTGGCTGGTCGGCGGCTACTACACGCATGAAAAAGCGCTGATTTCCCAGCAGTTGAACCTCGTCGAGCCGGGGACGCTCACGCCGATCCCCTATCCGCTCGAACTGGTGCAATATGATTTGCGGTCGCGATATGAGGAATTTGCCGGCTTCGCCAATGCGACACTCCACCTCTCGCCATGGTTCGACGTCGACATCGGCGGGCGCTACAGCCACAACCGGCAGCGCGCCGACCAGGTGACGGACAGCGTCCTGCTGGGGAGCAGCAATATCGGCGACCTGCGGTCGTCGGACAATGTCTTCACCTATTCGGTGGCGCCCAAGGTCAAGTTCGGCGACCGCGCGTCGCTGTATGCGCGGGTCGCAAAGGGCTATCGCCCCGGCGGTCCCAACGTCGTGCCCGCGGGCGCGCCGGGGAGCACGCCGACGACCTATGACCCCGATACCGTCACCAGCTACGAGCTCGGGTTCAAGGGCGAGACCGCCGACGGCACCTTCGGACTCGATGCGTCGATCTACCATATCGACTGGAACAACATTCAGCTTGCCGCCGTCGTCAATGGCTTCGGCATCAACGCCAACGGCCGCGGCGCGAACATCGACGGGGCCGAGATCGCGGCAACGATGCGCCCGACCGCCGGGTTTGTGACGTCGGTCAACTTCGCGCTCAACGACGCAAAACTCAGCGGCGACACCGATCCGCTCGTCGTCGGCGCAGTGAAGGGCGACCGGCTGCCGTTCACGCCCAAATATTCGATCAGCGTCAACGCCGATTACCAATGGGCGCTGGGTGGGGATGCCACGGCGTCGATCGGCGGCTCGATCCGATCGCTGTCGGGGCAGTCCGGAAACTACGACCCGGTCTACCGTGCGCTCTACGGCCATTTCGCGCGGGTCCCGGCCTATGAGGTGATCGACCTGCGCGCCGGCCTTTCGTTCGGCCGCTATGCGGTCAATGCCTATGTCGACAACCTCACCAACGTCGCCGGGATTACCGCGACCCAGGCGCTGACCGCCAACGGCCTCTTCCGTAATGCCAATGGCGCGCTCGGAACTGGCGTGATCCGTCCGCGGACGGCGGGCGTCAGCATTGCCGTCGGGTTTTGA
- a CDS encoding amidase family protein, with the protein MTTTDMTAMRTAIEAGRTTPAALVERAIERAETVNPRLNFIAWSTFERARAQASEPRTGPLAGIPTLIKDMLPEKGVPASWGAAALRDFIAPEDAPYTRAIADAGPISIARSAMPELGLNVVTESPLVGPTRNPWSLDHTPGGSSGGAAAAVAAGVVPIAHGSDGLGSIRHGAAPCGLVGLKPSRGRNIGDEALRSIADLNVNGCVSRTVRDTAAWLEATQTRAANAAFAPVSLVIEPIDTPLRIHAYSTIMRSGAAPDASVSRVFAETIDLLGKCGHKIADGRLPFDGPQAIHTLNDITEGMFARRLGALCDLIGIQIAPEDLEHRSATLIDAGNRIDDAQFGAAWQRMETIVAAYLDQLNRIDIWMTPTFGAETVRIGVFGPDVAWPDQADHLVDYAGYCWIDNFSGTPSISLPMGFSDNGLPVGVQFATRPGGEALLLALAYQLEAAVEWERRTPPIWVGE; encoded by the coding sequence ATGACAACGACCGACATGACCGCGATGCGCACTGCGATCGAAGCGGGCCGCACCACCCCCGCCGCCTTGGTGGAGCGCGCGATCGAGCGCGCCGAGACGGTCAATCCGCGGCTCAACTTCATCGCGTGGTCGACTTTCGAACGCGCGCGCGCGCAGGCATCGGAGCCGCGCACCGGCCCCCTTGCGGGCATTCCAACGCTGATCAAGGACATGCTCCCCGAAAAGGGGGTGCCGGCAAGCTGGGGCGCCGCCGCGCTGCGCGATTTCATCGCACCCGAGGATGCGCCCTACACCCGCGCGATCGCCGACGCCGGGCCGATCTCGATCGCGCGCTCGGCAATGCCCGAGCTGGGGCTCAACGTCGTCACCGAATCGCCGCTGGTCGGGCCGACGCGCAATCCATGGAGCCTCGATCATACGCCGGGCGGCTCGTCGGGCGGCGCAGCCGCAGCGGTGGCGGCGGGTGTAGTGCCGATCGCGCACGGCAGCGACGGGCTCGGCTCGATCCGCCACGGCGCGGCTCCGTGCGGGCTGGTCGGCCTCAAGCCTTCGCGCGGGCGCAATATCGGCGACGAGGCGCTGCGCTCGATCGCCGATCTCAACGTCAACGGCTGCGTCAGCCGCACCGTGCGCGACACCGCCGCCTGGCTGGAGGCGACCCAGACCCGCGCTGCCAACGCCGCTTTCGCGCCGGTGTCGCTGGTCATAGAGCCGATCGACACACCGCTTCGCATCCACGCCTACAGCACGATCATGCGCTCCGGCGCGGCGCCGGATGCCAGCGTGAGCCGCGTCTTTGCGGAGACGATCGATCTGCTTGGAAAGTGCGGGCACAAGATCGCCGACGGTCGGTTGCCGTTCGACGGCCCCCAGGCAATCCACACGCTCAACGATATCACCGAAGGCATGTTCGCACGCCGCCTCGGCGCTCTTTGCGATCTCATCGGTATCCAGATCGCGCCCGAAGACCTCGAACATCGCTCGGCTACGCTGATCGACGCCGGCAACCGGATCGACGACGCGCAATTCGGCGCGGCGTGGCAGCGGATGGAGACGATCGTCGCGGCCTATCTCGACCAGCTGAACCGGATCGACATCTGGATGACGCCGACTTTCGGCGCCGAAACCGTCCGCATCGGCGTGTTCGGCCCCGATGTGGCGTGGCCCGACCAAGCCGATCATCTCGTCGACTATGCCGGCTATTGCTGGATTGATAATTTTTCCGGCACCCCGTCGATCAGCCTGCCGATGGGCTTCAGCGACAACGGCCTGCCGGTCGGCGTCCAGTTCGCCACACGGCCGGGCGGCGAAGCCCTGCTGCTCGCGCTCGCCTACCAGCTTGAAGCAGCCGTGGAATGGGAACGGCGTACGCCGCCGATCTGGGTGGGAGAATGA
- a CDS encoding LysR family transcriptional regulator: MMKLSGIAAFLATAEAGSISAASRRLGLATSVVSERLADLEKALGTKLIQRTTRKLSLTESGLSFLPRAQRIIREADEAEAELAARSGTLAGPLRLSAPVSFGALHFGSALCRFLLEHPEIDVSLELDDRFVDVAADGFDAVLRHGPVGDTRLIAQRLAVSRRLLVASPTYLKRYGCPVALTDLSNHRGILYSNRESDWRFRTASGWSVVRPTPALRVNNGMIMKDAALAGIGIALLPTFFVHDSIASGALVALDIGVRAEGAELFIAYARDHGSTAKILALAASLRQSFGEPPYWDNPLITQGE, encoded by the coding sequence ATGATGAAGCTTTCCGGAATTGCAGCCTTCCTTGCGACCGCCGAAGCCGGCTCGATCAGCGCCGCTTCGAGGCGTCTTGGGCTCGCGACGTCCGTCGTCAGCGAGCGACTCGCCGATCTGGAGAAAGCACTCGGCACAAAACTGATCCAGCGAACGACGCGCAAATTGTCGCTCACCGAGAGCGGCCTGAGCTTCCTGCCACGCGCGCAGCGAATTATCCGGGAGGCCGACGAAGCCGAGGCAGAACTCGCCGCGCGCAGCGGAACATTGGCAGGTCCGTTACGCCTGTCGGCGCCAGTCAGTTTTGGGGCTCTACATTTCGGATCCGCGCTGTGCCGGTTTCTGCTGGAACATCCGGAAATCGACGTCTCGCTGGAGCTTGATGACCGGTTCGTCGATGTGGCTGCTGATGGCTTCGACGCCGTGCTGCGGCACGGCCCGGTGGGCGATACCCGACTGATTGCGCAACGCCTCGCGGTGAGCCGACGCCTGCTAGTCGCTTCGCCAACCTATCTGAAAAGATATGGCTGCCCCGTCGCACTGACCGATCTCTCCAACCACCGGGGCATTCTATACTCCAATCGCGAGAGCGACTGGCGGTTTAGAACAGCAAGCGGATGGTCGGTGGTAAGGCCAACCCCGGCGCTCCGCGTCAACAACGGCATGATCATGAAGGACGCGGCGCTTGCGGGAATCGGGATCGCGCTCCTTCCCACCTTTTTCGTTCACGACAGCATCGCGAGCGGCGCTCTGGTGGCGCTCGATATTGGTGTCCGAGCGGAGGGAGCAGAGCTGTTCATCGCCTATGCCCGCGATCATGGCTCAACGGCCAAGATATTGGCGCTTGCCGCGAGTTTACGGCAGAGCTTCGGCGAACCGCCATATTGGGACAATCCGCTGATCACGCAAGGCGAATGA
- a CDS encoding TetR/AcrR family transcriptional regulator, which translates to MTKTAVKPRRSQADRSAATRAKVIAAARDVLCAQGYSGATMHAIRDAAGMSLGAIQHQFPTKAKIMAAVAAEFSAYRTQIYADAIRRGKTPRESMENLLDANFQMVSRPEMAAVLEIHLARRNDPDLDREVGPSTRRFDRRVRLWGYSILHAAGIKDDEAHMSLQLLNNAITRGLTVEYIRNPNKAVIDYSIRIWKKQILDLLFDA; encoded by the coding sequence ATGACAAAGACCGCCGTTAAACCTCGACGCAGCCAGGCAGACCGCAGCGCGGCCACCCGCGCCAAGGTGATCGCCGCCGCGCGCGACGTGTTGTGCGCGCAAGGCTATTCGGGGGCGACGATGCATGCGATCCGCGATGCCGCCGGCATGAGCCTTGGCGCGATCCAGCATCAGTTCCCGACCAAGGCGAAGATCATGGCGGCGGTCGCCGCCGAGTTTTCGGCCTATCGGACGCAGATATATGCCGACGCCATCCGGCGCGGGAAGACCCCGCGGGAATCGATGGAGAATCTGCTCGATGCGAATTTCCAGATGGTCAGTCGGCCGGAAATGGCGGCGGTGCTCGAAATCCATCTTGCCCGGCGCAACGACCCCGATCTCGACCGCGAAGTGGGGCCGAGCACGCGCCGCTTCGACCGGCGCGTCCGCCTGTGGGGTTACAGCATTCTCCATGCCGCGGGCATCAAGGATGATGAAGCCCATATGAGCCTGCAATTGCTCAACAATGCCATCACGCGCGGGTTGACGGTCGAATATATCCGCAATCCGAACAAGGCGGTGATCGATTATTCCATCCGGATCTGGAAGAAGCAGATACTCGATCTGCTCTTCGACGCCTGA
- a CDS encoding serine hydrolase domain-containing protein, protein MTARARIDPAALNALLVPYDRSDAPGFAVGVALGGIPGYRRGVGMASVELPVVLSPTIRMRIGSTSKHFTALAIMLLAEERRLSIDDSPRKVLPELPGWADAITLRQMMAHTSGMRDSLDLILHAAGPGVAAAPDIHLRTLAALDSVNFAPGTSWSYNNGGYALLAEIVTRVSGQSFADFLRERIFEPIGMNDTRLRPLDTDLVPNSATLHVPLPAGGYTRGVFGVPIGGEGGIVSTVDDMLLWLKHMSDPVVGSRETWQTMRTPMTSHGYGLGLIAGRHRGLAAVHHAGAVVGGSCQMLKLVDHQLDVIVMSNGIGGLDLHNLVDAIIESCIPGLPLPEDVPAEPITGIFHSAKTGRRLALEAIEGKQAIRIDGMTLPARRDSEGRLSVPLVPTDMAVIAQPDGMALAVEEYGRTDILWRVEAPKDAEIDSLVGQYENASAAISAAIAKQGGGSALLTLSHSLGALNYALTAIGPALWEGRATGSLPLAVLIEARDDGLLLTSGRTLRLRFAPRS, encoded by the coding sequence ATGACCGCGCGGGCTCGGATCGATCCGGCCGCATTGAACGCGCTGCTCGTCCCCTATGACAGGAGCGATGCGCCCGGATTTGCGGTCGGCGTCGCGCTCGGCGGCATCCCCGGTTACCGCCGCGGTGTCGGCATGGCGAGCGTCGAACTACCGGTCGTGCTGTCGCCGACCATTCGCATGCGGATCGGCTCGACCAGCAAGCATTTCACCGCGCTTGCGATCATGTTGCTGGCCGAGGAAAGGCGGCTGTCGATCGACGACTCGCCGCGCAAGGTGCTTCCAGAGCTGCCCGGCTGGGCCGATGCGATCACGCTGCGTCAGATGATGGCGCACACCAGCGGCATGCGCGACAGCCTCGATCTCATCCTCCATGCGGCGGGGCCGGGCGTCGCGGCCGCCCCGGACATCCACTTGCGGACGCTCGCCGCGCTGGACAGCGTCAATTTCGCGCCCGGCACGAGCTGGAGCTACAATAACGGCGGCTATGCGCTGCTCGCCGAGATCGTGACGCGCGTGAGCGGGCAATCTTTCGCTGATTTCCTGCGGGAACGAATCTTCGAGCCGATCGGCATGAACGACACGCGGTTGCGCCCGCTCGATACCGATCTTGTTCCCAACAGCGCCACGCTGCATGTGCCGTTACCGGCGGGCGGCTATACCCGCGGCGTGTTCGGTGTGCCGATCGGCGGCGAGGGCGGGATCGTCTCGACGGTCGACGACATGCTGCTGTGGCTGAAGCACATGAGCGATCCCGTCGTCGGCTCGCGCGAGACCTGGCAAACCATGCGGACGCCGATGACGAGTCACGGCTATGGGCTGGGCCTGATCGCCGGACGGCATCGCGGTCTCGCCGCCGTCCATCACGCCGGTGCGGTCGTCGGGGGATCGTGCCAGATGCTCAAGCTGGTCGATCATCAACTCGATGTCATCGTGATGAGCAATGGTATCGGTGGGCTCGATCTCCACAACCTCGTCGATGCGATCATCGAAAGCTGCATCCCCGGTCTGCCGCTGCCCGAGGACGTGCCAGCCGAGCCGATTACCGGCATATTCCATTCGGCGAAAACCGGACGCCGGCTGGCGCTGGAAGCGATCGAGGGCAAGCAGGCGATCCGGATCGACGGCATGACGCTGCCCGCACGCCGCGATTCCGAGGGACGGCTCAGCGTGCCGCTGGTGCCCACCGACATGGCGGTAATAGCGCAACCCGACGGTATGGCGCTCGCGGTCGAGGAATATGGCAGGACCGATATTCTGTGGCGCGTGGAGGCGCCGAAGGATGCGGAGATCGACTCGCTCGTCGGCCAATATGAAAATGCCTCGGCGGCAATCAGCGCGGCCATCGCAAAGCAAGGCGGCGGCTCTGCTCTGCTCACCCTCTCGCATTCGCTGGGCGCACTGAATTATGCGCTGACGGCGATCGGCCCGGCGCTTTGGGAAGGACGGGCGACAGGCAGCCTGCCGCTGGCGGTGCTGATCGAGGCCAGAGACGACGGTCTTCTGCTGACGAGTGGGCGGACGCTGCGATTGCGGTTCGCACCTCGTTCGTGA
- a CDS encoding alpha/beta hydrolase, which yields MQFSVRASLEQFTLPHPGGEGLLKISVAAPAMAPPDTKLPVLYVVDGDFLFGMAAEIARALSSVAAFPPFMVVGIGYEATYLDFLKLRTADLSPPISAEAAAAMGSVGAMIGSDRNGGADAFLAFLADTLKPEIAARYPQTDGDEHILFGHSLGGLFAAHALLTRPDAFSNFIVSSPSLWWDGFSILQKLPAFKERLAALPKQPRVFVDVGGKEQDPPTSVPPGLGVTLEEAQAQIRAARMVEAAKEFADALREAGVADLRHIAFAEEDHTSVAPSAMIHGVRFALRQGA from the coding sequence ATGCAATTTTCGGTTCGTGCGTCCCTCGAGCAGTTCACGCTTCCCCATCCCGGCGGCGAGGGGCTGTTGAAGATCAGCGTCGCGGCACCGGCGATGGCGCCACCCGACACCAAATTGCCCGTCCTCTATGTGGTCGATGGCGATTTCCTGTTCGGCATGGCGGCGGAGATTGCTCGCGCGCTGTCGAGCGTAGCGGCTTTCCCGCCTTTCATGGTCGTCGGCATCGGCTATGAAGCGACGTATCTCGACTTCCTGAAATTGCGGACGGCGGACCTCTCGCCGCCGATCAGCGCCGAAGCGGCCGCGGCGATGGGGTCGGTCGGCGCAATGATCGGCAGCGACCGCAACGGCGGCGCCGATGCGTTCCTCGCCTTCCTCGCCGACACGCTGAAGCCCGAGATCGCAGCCCGCTACCCGCAAACCGACGGGGACGAGCATATCCTGTTCGGCCATTCGCTGGGCGGCCTGTTCGCGGCGCATGCGCTGCTGACGCGGCCCGACGCTTTCTCGAACTTCATCGTCAGCAGCCCGTCCTTGTGGTGGGACGGCTTTTCGATCTTGCAGAAGCTGCCGGCGTTCAAGGAACGACTGGCGGCGCTGCCTAAGCAGCCGCGCGTGTTCGTCGATGTCGGCGGCAAGGAGCAGGACCCGCCGACCAGCGTCCCGCCGGGCCTCGGCGTCACGCTGGAAGAGGCGCAGGCGCAAATCCGCGCCGCGCGCATGGTGGAGGCCGCAAAGGAGTTCGCCGACGCGCTGCGCGAGGCGGGAGTCGCAGATCTGCGCCACATCGCCTTCGCGGAGGAAGACCATACGTCGGTTGCGCCTAGCGCCATGATCCACGGCGTGCGTTTCGCGCTGCGGCAGGGCGCGTGA
- a CDS encoding dipeptide epimerase has product MPKLKLDIASKVLRLANPLRVAGYTFETWEVIVVTLDDGARRGRGEASGIYFLGDDAANMRAAIEDVRAAVEGGLDREALRSLLPPGGARNAIDCALWELEAARSGKPVWQLAGVPQPRPVVTTFTLSADTPIEMARGAVGYVDARAIKIKLTGDLALDLQRVHAIRAARPDVWLGVDGNQGFVRDQLDALIPALVEQRVSLLEQPLARGEEAALEGLASPIPIAGDESIVSLADVTAAPSQFQIVNIKLDKCGGLTEGLLMAAEARRLGLGVMVGTMIGTSLATAPGFVLAQLCDFVDLDGATFIVEDRLPSVAYRDGTVFAGPDVWGSGRP; this is encoded by the coding sequence ATGCCGAAGCTCAAACTCGACATCGCTTCGAAAGTGCTGCGGCTCGCAAATCCGTTGCGCGTGGCGGGCTACACCTTCGAAACCTGGGAGGTGATCGTGGTGACGCTCGATGACGGCGCGCGCCGCGGGCGCGGTGAGGCGTCGGGCATCTATTTCCTTGGCGACGATGCCGCCAATATGCGCGCCGCGATCGAAGATGTGCGCGCGGCGGTCGAGGGCGGCCTCGACCGTGAGGCGTTGCGATCGCTCCTGCCGCCCGGCGGGGCGCGCAACGCGATCGACTGCGCATTGTGGGAACTCGAAGCGGCGCGGTCGGGCAAGCCTGTCTGGCAGCTGGCCGGCGTGCCCCAGCCGCGCCCGGTCGTCACCACCTTCACGCTCAGCGCCGACACCCCGATTGAAATGGCGCGCGGCGCCGTCGGCTATGTCGATGCGCGAGCGATCAAGATCAAGCTGACCGGCGATCTCGCGCTGGACCTCCAGCGGGTGCACGCGATCCGCGCCGCGCGACCCGATGTCTGGCTGGGGGTGGACGGCAACCAGGGCTTCGTTCGCGACCAGCTCGACGCTCTGATCCCCGCACTTGTCGAACAGCGCGTGTCGCTGCTCGAACAGCCACTCGCTCGCGGTGAGGAGGCGGCGTTGGAAGGGCTGGCGTCGCCGATCCCCATCGCAGGCGACGAAAGCATCGTGTCGCTGGCCGATGTGACCGCGGCGCCGAGCCAATTCCAGATCGTCAACATCAAGCTCGATAAATGCGGCGGGCTGACCGAAGGGTTGCTGATGGCCGCCGAGGCACGACGCCTCGGCCTCGGCGTGATGGTCGGCACGATGATCGGCACCAGCCTCGCCACCGCGCCGGGCTTCGTTCTCGCGCAGCTCTGCGATTTCGTCGATCTCGACGGGGCCACCTTCATCGTCGAGGATCGATTGCCATCGGTCGCCTATCGCGACGGCACGGTCTTCGCCGGGCCGGACGTGTGGGGCTCGGGACGGCCATGA
- a CDS encoding MFS transporter, whose product MESASLAIAISPADDEPAAIAAPKAPASAWYGLFVLVMATLFAYVDRQILNLVAPSLQASLGITDLQIGMLQGLGMAIFASVASYPLGWLADRFGRRLLLAIGVACWSLATGFTAFQNSFGGLFMGTIGIAVGEAGLAPIVYAMIPDLFPERQRSTANFIFYGASLLGAGAGMALAGALLQWLAGSQHDVPAWLAGIDTWRMAMMAVALPGPLFLLLVATMPLGKRLPFQRQESASADPTMVAFLPYAKRHRRALALFFCMILAMNVPLTASLTWFPLALPRAFGIDPSAIGVALGSAIAVATLIGVILPAIALKLWRGSALTTAQAFIALAAVPAAVLPFVTSPFQAYAVATIVGAMGVAASALIPGLLQDLAPPHLRARALAILSIAAALALAASPMAIGIISSQIVGPRSILQAITIVSVPCLVAAAILMAFAKRPYAATVRANQSQLPEDQA is encoded by the coding sequence ATGGAGAGCGCAAGCCTGGCGATTGCCATATCGCCCGCCGACGACGAGCCTGCCGCCATCGCCGCGCCCAAAGCCCCCGCATCGGCTTGGTACGGGCTGTTCGTCCTCGTGATGGCGACGCTGTTCGCTTATGTCGATCGCCAGATTCTCAATCTCGTCGCCCCCTCCCTCCAGGCGTCGCTGGGCATTACCGACCTGCAGATCGGCATGCTCCAGGGACTGGGTATGGCGATCTTCGCCAGTGTCGCCAGCTATCCGCTGGGCTGGCTTGCCGACCGGTTCGGCCGCCGGCTGCTGCTGGCGATCGGGGTCGCCTGCTGGTCGCTGGCGACGGGGTTCACCGCGTTCCAGAACAGCTTCGGCGGCTTGTTCATGGGCACGATCGGCATCGCCGTCGGCGAGGCCGGGCTGGCGCCGATCGTCTATGCGATGATCCCGGACCTGTTTCCCGAGCGCCAACGCAGCACCGCCAATTTCATCTTCTACGGCGCGTCATTGCTCGGCGCCGGCGCTGGCATGGCGCTCGCCGGCGCGTTGCTGCAATGGCTGGCCGGATCGCAGCATGACGTCCCGGCATGGCTTGCCGGTATCGACACATGGCGCATGGCGATGATGGCAGTGGCGTTGCCGGGTCCGCTGTTCCTGTTGCTCGTCGCGACAATGCCGCTCGGTAAAAGACTGCCCTTCCAGCGGCAGGAGTCCGCCTCCGCCGACCCGACGATGGTCGCTTTCCTGCCTTATGCGAAAAGGCATCGGCGCGCACTGGCGCTGTTTTTCTGCATGATCCTGGCGATGAACGTGCCATTGACGGCGAGCCTTACATGGTTCCCGCTGGCGCTGCCCAGGGCGTTCGGGATCGATCCTTCCGCCATCGGCGTCGCGCTCGGCTCGGCGATCGCGGTCGCAACGCTGATCGGGGTGATTTTGCCGGCGATCGCCCTGAAGCTGTGGCGCGGCTCCGCGCTGACGACCGCGCAGGCCTTCATCGCGCTGGCAGCGGTGCCGGCGGCGGTCCTTCCCTTTGTCACCTCCCCGTTCCAGGCCTATGCCGTCGCCACCATCGTCGGGGCGATGGGCGTCGCCGCCTCGGCGCTGATACCGGGGCTGCTTCAGGATCTTGCGCCGCCGCACCTCCGCGCGCGCGCGCTGGCGATCCTGAGCATCGCCGCCGCGCTGGCGCTGGCCGCCTCACCGATGGCGATCGGGATAATTTCGAGCCAGATCGTCGGGCCGCGCAGCATTTTGCAGGCGATCACCATCGTCAGCGTGCCCTGCCTGGTCGCGGCGGCGATTCTGATGGCCTTCGCCAAAAGGCCCTATGCCGCCACCGTACGGGCCAATCAATCGCAGCTTCCAGAGGACCAAGCATGA